One window of the Labilibaculum sp. genome contains the following:
- a CDS encoding SIR2 family protein, whose translation MIEIPKPLIEQIKEGNVVLFLGAGALKGAIHKDGKDAPSGPQLAELIANKFLEEGLSDSSLQMVSEIAMSETSLYLVQKFIADFFDGFEPNDFHKKIPLYRWQTIVTTNYDLVIEKAYSQCDNPKQTQVKFVRDERINDKLKTVNDLPFIKLHGCITIINDPGLPLILTTDQYVTHKKNRTRLFERINDLARQYTFLFVGHSLEDSDIREVLLNLGNDLTARMRSYIVTPDVKPALERYWGTKKITTLSCRFSEFMDELEKKIDTNSIPDGNSLNIHANSGHPVLQKLFNSSRKPSEILINFISNDIIYPKKSHLQFEPILANEFYKGNVNSFAPIAEEFDVRRQIESGILSEVFVDVGKEDFSIHVYSILGHAGSGKTVFLNRLAWEVVNTLNKNCYILKKDILLDADAVLELYSLLKERIYLIVDNANYNEVELNNLIERAKKDNVPLTILTAERTNIWNVECGRIKNHVEHSYRLQYLSEKEIDDLLDLLDMNNCLNHLKGKSREHQRKEFGEQAGRELLVALYEATQGKSFQEIVYDEYQSIPDEQAKSIYLTICLLHSLGSYTRAGLLSRVHSVNFDDFKTKFFAPLEYLVFSRRDYYINDFVYEARHQLIAEFVVNNVLSNEQLRYDEYIKLLNNLDIDYDSDRKVFLFLTNAKKLLRFFKSPDKIRRIYEMAKEQSYEDAKLYQQEAIFEMESNGGSIDKAEKLLYKADELTDNKDPLIRHSLSELLFTKASNAKTSLERKKLLNEVDKLCQSLIKKRNFSAHPFHTAIKSKLLLISDYIENSETFALEKLIKETESLISLAIQQFPDEPHIIEAESHFNTLINNEPKALSLLEKAFEVNKNSPYLSKRLASVYESNDSLDKAISTVKATLNTNAGDRDLNFKLALLLIKKDEENELPNIKHHLRRSFSPKDNRYHAQFWYARALYLSDEIPDSQKSFDLLKSANLDPKIKTKLRGFIKDNDNLKIFKGEIYNLHSNYGFIKRDGLGDTIYFFMHASALPDDEQVDFADNLFDNLRRGARVEFNLGFNYRGPIAVNLKPE comes from the coding sequence ATGATAGAAATACCAAAACCACTTATAGAACAAATAAAGGAAGGAAATGTAGTACTTTTTCTAGGGGCTGGTGCCTTAAAAGGAGCAATCCATAAAGATGGAAAAGATGCGCCATCTGGTCCTCAATTAGCAGAATTAATAGCAAATAAATTCTTAGAAGAAGGCTTATCAGATTCTTCTTTACAAATGGTTTCTGAAATCGCCATGTCGGAAACTAGTCTTTATCTGGTCCAAAAGTTTATAGCTGACTTTTTTGATGGTTTTGAACCTAATGATTTTCATAAAAAAATACCACTATATAGATGGCAGACGATTGTTACCACAAACTATGACCTTGTTATAGAAAAGGCATATAGTCAATGTGATAATCCTAAACAAACACAAGTCAAATTTGTACGTGATGAACGAATTAATGACAAACTTAAAACGGTCAATGACCTACCTTTTATAAAATTGCATGGTTGTATTACTATAATTAATGATCCAGGGTTGCCGTTAATATTAACCACAGACCAGTATGTAACTCATAAAAAAAATAGGACTCGACTTTTTGAGAGAATTAATGACTTAGCTAGGCAATACACCTTTTTATTTGTAGGACATAGTTTAGAAGATAGTGATATTCGGGAAGTACTCCTTAATTTGGGCAATGATTTAACAGCTCGAATGAGATCGTATATTGTTACTCCAGATGTTAAACCTGCATTGGAAAGATATTGGGGAACAAAAAAAATCACAACATTAAGTTGTCGCTTTTCAGAATTTATGGATGAACTAGAGAAAAAAATTGATACAAACTCTATACCCGATGGAAACTCATTAAATATTCATGCTAATAGTGGTCATCCTGTACTGCAAAAATTATTTAACTCTTCACGTAAACCAAGTGAGATTCTAATAAATTTCATATCTAACGATATAATATACCCTAAAAAATCTCATCTCCAATTTGAGCCAATTTTAGCTAATGAGTTTTATAAAGGTAATGTCAATAGTTTTGCCCCAATTGCAGAAGAGTTTGATGTGAGGCGCCAAATAGAAAGTGGAATACTTTCTGAAGTATTTGTTGATGTTGGTAAAGAAGATTTTAGCATCCATGTATATAGTATTCTTGGACACGCAGGTTCTGGTAAAACAGTTTTTCTAAATAGGCTAGCATGGGAAGTGGTTAATACTCTAAATAAAAACTGCTATATTCTAAAGAAAGATATTCTTTTAGATGCCGACGCTGTTCTTGAACTATACTCTTTATTAAAGGAACGCATTTATTTGATAGTAGATAATGCAAATTATAATGAAGTTGAACTCAACAACTTAATTGAGCGAGCCAAAAAAGATAATGTTCCGTTAACCATTCTGACAGCTGAAAGAACAAACATATGGAATGTCGAATGTGGTAGAATTAAAAATCACGTAGAGCATTCTTATCGTTTACAATATTTAAGTGAAAAAGAAATTGATGATTTACTTGATTTACTCGATATGAATAATTGTCTAAATCATCTAAAAGGAAAATCTAGAGAACACCAGCGAAAGGAGTTTGGTGAACAGGCAGGTCGTGAACTCTTAGTTGCACTATATGAAGCAACACAAGGAAAATCTTTTCAGGAAATTGTTTACGATGAATATCAGTCCATCCCAGATGAACAAGCTAAAAGTATTTATTTAACAATCTGTTTACTACATAGTTTAGGCTCGTACACAAGAGCGGGGTTATTATCGCGTGTTCACAGCGTAAATTTCGACGATTTTAAAACGAAATTCTTTGCCCCACTTGAGTATTTAGTATTTAGTAGACGAGATTATTATATTAATGATTTTGTTTACGAAGCACGACACCAACTAATAGCTGAATTTGTTGTCAATAATGTTTTATCAAATGAGCAACTGCGTTATGATGAGTATATCAAGCTATTAAATAACCTTGATATCGATTATGATTCTGATAGGAAAGTATTTTTGTTTTTAACAAATGCAAAAAAACTGCTTAGATTTTTCAAGTCGCCTGATAAAATTAGAAGGATATATGAAATGGCTAAAGAACAAAGTTATGAGGATGCCAAATTATATCAACAAGAAGCTATTTTTGAAATGGAAAGTAATGGAGGTAGTATTGATAAGGCTGAAAAACTTCTATATAAAGCAGATGAACTAACTGATAACAAAGATCCTTTAATTAGACATTCATTATCAGAGCTTCTTTTTACTAAAGCAAGTAATGCAAAAACAAGTCTAGAACGTAAAAAATTGCTCAATGAAGTAGATAAACTGTGTCAAAGTCTAATAAAAAAACGAAACTTTTCTGCCCATCCTTTTCATACTGCAATAAAATCAAAACTACTTTTAATAAGTGATTATATAGAGAATTCTGAAACATTTGCTCTTGAAAAGTTAATTAAAGAAACAGAGAGTTTAATATCACTAGCGATTCAACAATTTCCTGATGAACCACATATTATAGAAGCAGAATCTCATTTTAATACATTGATAAATAATGAACCAAAGGCACTTTCTTTATTAGAAAAAGCATTTGAGGTCAATAAAAATAGCCCATATCTATCTAAACGTTTAGCTTCTGTCTATGAATCAAATGACAGTCTAGATAAAGCAATCTCAACAGTTAAGGCAACTTTAAATACAAATGCTGGCGATAGAGATTTGAATTTTAAACTCGCACTTCTATTAATCAAAAAAGACGAAGAAAATGAATTACCAAATATCAAGCATCATCTTCGTAGAAGCTTTTCGCCAAAGGATAATAGATATCATGCTCAATTTTGGTATGCTCGGGCTTTATATTTATCAGATGAGATACCTGATTCCCAAAAATCTTTTGATTTATTGAAATCAGCCAATTTAGACCCTAAAATAAAAACTAAACTTAGAGGTTTTATCAAAGACAACGATAATTTAAAAATCTTTAAAGGTGAGATTTATAATTTACACTCAAACTATGGATTTATAAAGCGAGATGGATTAGGTGATACAATTTACTTCTTTATGCATGCATCAGCATTACCAGATGATGAACAAGTCGATTTTGCAGATAATTTGTTTGACAATTTAAGGCGTGGGGCAAGAGTTGAGTTTAATTTGGGATTTAACTATAGAGGTCCTATAGCAGTTAATCTAAAGCCTGAATAG
- the truA gene encoding tRNA pseudouridine(38-40) synthase TruA, translating into MKKRYFIRLSYKGTNYHGWQIQPNASSVQEELNKALSTILNQPINVVGCGRTDTGVHASDFMAHFEVDENCRFDCGKLAFKLNRFLPHDIAIREVFRVKSDAHTRFDAVSRTYHYKITKHKNPFRMESHWKNQHELNVSKMNEAAKILFEYIDFTSFSKLHTDVKTNNCRISIAEWMETDDELVFTIKADRFLRNMVRAIVGTLIEVGRGKMDLAGFREVIESKNRSNAGSSVPGHGLFLAKIEYPDGLRIEDE; encoded by the coding sequence TTGAAGAAACGATATTTTATTCGCCTAAGTTATAAAGGAACAAACTATCATGGTTGGCAGATTCAGCCGAATGCCAGTTCTGTTCAGGAGGAGTTAAATAAGGCCTTGTCTACTATTTTAAATCAGCCAATAAATGTGGTTGGCTGCGGAAGAACGGATACAGGTGTGCATGCCAGCGATTTTATGGCTCATTTCGAGGTGGATGAAAACTGTCGGTTCGACTGCGGAAAGTTGGCTTTTAAACTGAACCGTTTTTTGCCTCATGACATTGCCATTCGTGAAGTGTTTCGGGTGAAATCTGATGCACATACCCGTTTCGATGCCGTTTCCAGAACTTATCATTATAAAATTACCAAGCATAAAAATCCGTTTCGAATGGAGTCGCATTGGAAAAATCAGCATGAGCTGAATGTTTCGAAAATGAACGAGGCGGCAAAAATTCTGTTCGAATACATCGATTTTACAAGCTTTAGTAAATTGCATACAGATGTAAAAACAAACAACTGCAGGATATCGATAGCTGAATGGATGGAGACGGATGATGAACTGGTATTCACGATTAAGGCCGACCGCTTTCTTCGTAATATGGTTCGTGCCATTGTTGGGACTTTGATTGAAGTTGGACGGGGAAAAATGGATTTGGCTGGTTTTCGTGAGGTGATTGAAAGCAAGAACCGATCGAATGCAGGTTCTTCGGTGCCTGGTCATGGCTTGTTTCTCGCCAAAATTGAGTATCCGGATGGTTTAAGAATAGAAGATGAGTAA
- a CDS encoding RNase H family protein gives MSNQLFLFTDGSVNPQSKIGFGAVLLLQDLNVSLDEAKTLVKLNRFENTSSTKLELQVLLSALNEIDSDNCHVIVYTDSQNIIGLPARRERFEKNGYCSKNGKLIANHKLYQEFYRLTDRLTCEFVKVKGHKVFRQKDQVDQLFTLVDRASRNALRARGI, from the coding sequence ATGAGTAATCAGCTTTTTTTATTTACCGATGGAAGTGTAAATCCGCAATCTAAAATTGGTTTTGGAGCCGTTCTTCTTTTACAGGATTTGAATGTCTCACTGGATGAAGCTAAAACTCTGGTAAAACTGAATCGTTTCGAAAATACTTCTTCTACAAAACTGGAGCTGCAGGTTTTATTATCGGCTCTGAATGAAATTGATTCGGACAATTGCCATGTAATTGTATACACCGATTCTCAGAATATTATTGGTTTGCCTGCGAGGAGAGAGCGTTTTGAAAAAAACGGCTATTGTTCCAAAAATGGAAAATTGATCGCCAACCACAAATTGTATCAGGAATTTTACAGACTGACCGATCGTTTAACTTGCGAATTTGTGAAGGTGAAAGGACACAAAGTTTTCAGGCAGAAAGATCAGGTTGATCAGTTGTTTACATTGGTGGATCGAGCATCTAGGAATGCTTTGAGGGCAAGAGGAATTTAA
- a CDS encoding AAA family ATPase translates to MISMEMNKVIVGQKHLVESLLIGLLSNGHILLEGVPGLAKTLAISTLATTIEAEFSRIQFTPDLLPADLLGTMIYSQKKEEFVVKKGPLFANFILADEINRAPAKVQAALLEAMQERQITIGDTTYKLKEPFLVMATQNPIEQEGTYPLPEAQVDRFMLKVVINYPKKDEEQLIMRQNLLKVFPKAAQILKPEDINKARDVVKDVYMDEKIEKYIVDIIFATRFPADYGLEQFKDMIAFGGSPRASISLAAAAKAYAFIKRRGYVIPEDIRAVCHDVLRHRIGLTYEAEANNITSENIISEILNTVEVP, encoded by the coding sequence ATGATTTCTATGGAAATGAACAAAGTTATTGTTGGTCAAAAGCACCTTGTTGAAAGCTTATTGATAGGATTACTTTCGAATGGTCATATATTACTGGAAGGGGTTCCCGGACTGGCAAAAACACTTGCAATCAGCACACTTGCAACTACCATAGAAGCTGAATTTAGCCGTATTCAGTTTACTCCTGACCTGTTGCCTGCCGATTTGTTGGGTACCATGATTTACAGTCAGAAAAAAGAAGAATTTGTAGTAAAAAAAGGACCTCTTTTCGCCAACTTTATTCTTGCTGATGAGATCAACCGTGCCCCGGCAAAAGTACAGGCTGCCTTATTGGAAGCCATGCAGGAGCGTCAAATCACCATCGGCGACACCACCTATAAATTAAAAGAACCGTTTTTGGTTATGGCCACTCAAAATCCGATTGAGCAGGAAGGAACTTATCCTCTGCCGGAAGCACAGGTGGACCGTTTTATGCTGAAAGTGGTGATCAATTACCCTAAAAAAGATGAAGAGCAGCTAATTATGCGTCAGAATCTTTTGAAGGTATTTCCAAAAGCCGCTCAAATCTTAAAACCGGAAGACATTAATAAAGCACGTGATGTGGTTAAAGATGTTTACATGGATGAAAAGATTGAAAAATACATTGTAGACATCATTTTTGCAACCCGTTTCCCTGCCGATTACGGATTGGAGCAATTCAAGGATATGATCGCATTTGGCGGATCGCCCCGTGCCAGTATCAGTTTGGCCGCTGCAGCAAAAGCTTATGCCTTTATTAAACGCAGAGGTTATGTAATTCCTGAAGATATCCGTGCCGTTTGTCATGACGTACTGCGTCACAGAATTGGATTGACATATGAAGCTGAGGCAAACAATATCACCAGTGAGAACATCATTAGTGAAATCCTGAATACTGTTGAAGTGCCATAG
- a CDS encoding tetratricopeptide repeat protein — MNKYIALFIGLLCLFSLDALAQKERKFIRKGNGLFEGNEYENSEVEYRKALDKKINSYEAGFNLGDALYKQKKYDEALKQFQTLTVAEQDPKKLGEIYHNIGNTLLMNRKIDESIEAYKESLRNFPNSKETKYNLEYARKMKQKEEEEKKKQDQNKDQDKKNQDKKDQDKKDQDKKDQDKKDQKDQKDQKNKPEDQDKKKGDPEEQQNKISEQDAKRLLEALENDEKKVQEKVQKAKAVAQKAKRTKIKKDW, encoded by the coding sequence ATGAACAAATATATAGCATTATTCATCGGCTTGCTTTGCCTCTTTAGTTTGGATGCATTAGCACAAAAGGAAAGAAAATTTATCCGTAAGGGAAATGGCCTGTTTGAAGGAAATGAATATGAAAACTCTGAAGTTGAATACCGAAAGGCTCTCGATAAAAAAATCAATTCGTATGAAGCTGGTTTTAATTTGGGAGATGCCTTGTACAAACAAAAGAAATACGATGAAGCCTTGAAACAATTCCAGACTTTAACAGTGGCTGAACAGGATCCTAAAAAACTCGGGGAAATTTACCACAACATTGGAAACACTCTTCTAATGAACCGGAAAATTGATGAAAGTATTGAGGCATACAAAGAATCCCTTCGTAACTTCCCAAATTCAAAAGAAACCAAATACAATTTGGAATATGCCCGAAAAATGAAACAAAAAGAGGAAGAGGAGAAAAAGAAACAGGATCAAAACAAGGATCAGGACAAGAAAAACCAGGACAAGAAAGATCAGGATAAAAAAGATCAGGATAAAAAAGACCAGGACAAAAAAGATCAGAAAGATCAGAAAGATCAGAAAAATAAACCTGAAGATCAGGATAAAAAGAAAGGTGATCCTGAAGAACAGCAAAATAAAATATCCGAACAGGATGCCAAGCGCTTGTTGGAAGCTCTTGAAAATGATGAAAAAAAGGTTCAGGAAAAGGTGCAAAAAGCCAAAGCTGTTGCTCAAAAAGCAAAAAGAACCAAAATCAAAAAGGATTGGTAA
- a CDS encoding BatD family protein: protein MKKILLSLVTVILIATSVFADEIKFTASAPNVVELGEQFRLTYSLNSKGKNIKIPALDGFRVLMGPSTSSSMSTQIINGKVTSSSSYSYTYVLLAEEEGKFDIKPATIAVDGETKTSNSLTIEVVKVNKTQQDSGSKQSQNAASSQKITEDNLFVKVKLDRNNVYMGEHVVATIKVYTRLTIAGFGDSKFPSFDGFLSQEVPTPGQISLERENINGTIYNTGIIRKLILFPQHTGEITIDPFELEVIIRQRQANKRSGFFDDFFDNYQDIRVPRKSKPIKIQVKDFPSNKPASFDGAVGNFTLSTTIDKDSVKANDAITMRVKVEGNGNLKLIKPLEFNFPADFEVYDPKTSQNLKSSEAGMSGSTTFEYLIIPRHGGEYEIPAVDFSFFDPKAKIFRTRSTKKFTVKVAKGDGDNSGTIISSFTKEKVKFLGKDIRYIKTNDFSPQLKGEVFFGTTNFYLAYIIPFFLFVLAFVFNRKRIKENADTAKLKNKRANRVAMKRLKMASASLKAKQKDQFYDEILKAIWGYTSDKLNLPLENLNKENISEILLSKGVEPELKDEFLSILDTCEFARYSPSAGSSEMDELYQTSMDTITKLEKNIK, encoded by the coding sequence ATGAAGAAAATACTTCTCTCATTAGTAACAGTCATTTTAATTGCTACATCAGTATTTGCTGATGAAATTAAATTTACTGCTTCGGCTCCAAATGTTGTGGAACTTGGCGAACAATTTCGTTTAACCTATTCCCTTAACAGCAAAGGGAAAAATATTAAAATTCCAGCTCTTGATGGATTTAGAGTTCTTATGGGACCGTCAACATCAAGCAGTATGAGTACACAAATAATTAATGGAAAAGTTACTTCCAGCTCATCCTACTCGTACACTTATGTTCTTTTGGCCGAAGAAGAAGGAAAATTTGACATCAAGCCTGCAACAATTGCTGTTGATGGTGAAACCAAAACATCAAATTCGCTTACGATTGAAGTTGTTAAGGTGAATAAAACCCAGCAGGATAGCGGTTCGAAACAATCACAAAACGCTGCATCAAGCCAAAAAATCACGGAAGACAATTTATTTGTTAAGGTAAAATTAGATCGGAATAATGTTTATATGGGTGAGCACGTTGTTGCAACCATTAAAGTATATACACGACTTACCATTGCTGGATTTGGCGATTCAAAGTTCCCCTCGTTTGACGGTTTTTTAAGTCAGGAAGTGCCAACTCCAGGACAAATTTCATTAGAAAGAGAAAATATAAACGGAACCATTTACAATACCGGAATCATTCGGAAATTAATTCTTTTTCCTCAACACACAGGGGAAATTACAATTGATCCTTTTGAATTAGAGGTGATCATTCGTCAGCGTCAGGCAAACAAACGAAGTGGTTTCTTCGATGATTTCTTTGATAATTATCAAGACATAAGAGTGCCCCGTAAAAGCAAGCCGATCAAAATTCAGGTAAAAGACTTTCCATCCAATAAACCTGCAAGTTTTGACGGTGCCGTTGGAAATTTCACTTTGTCTACAACTATCGATAAAGATTCTGTGAAAGCAAATGATGCGATTACCATGCGCGTAAAAGTAGAAGGTAACGGAAACTTGAAGTTGATTAAACCTTTGGAATTTAATTTCCCAGCCGATTTTGAAGTTTACGACCCCAAAACGTCGCAGAATTTAAAAAGCTCAGAAGCAGGAATGAGTGGTTCAACCACTTTCGAATATCTGATTATTCCCCGACACGGCGGTGAATATGAGATTCCGGCAGTTGATTTCTCTTTCTTCGATCCGAAAGCAAAAATATTCAGAACACGTTCTACCAAAAAATTTACCGTTAAAGTAGCAAAGGGAGATGGAGATAATTCAGGAACTATCATTAGCTCCTTTACTAAAGAGAAGGTGAAATTTCTAGGAAAAGATATCCGCTATATCAAAACCAACGATTTCAGCCCTCAATTAAAAGGTGAGGTGTTCTTTGGAACCACAAATTTCTATTTGGCGTATATTATTCCCTTCTTCCTGTTTGTTTTAGCATTTGTATTCAACAGAAAACGAATAAAAGAAAATGCCGACACCGCTAAATTAAAAAACAAACGTGCCAACCGCGTTGCGATGAAAAGATTAAAAATGGCTTCGGCAAGTCTAAAAGCAAAACAGAAGGATCAGTTTTACGATGAGATTCTTAAAGCAATTTGGGGATATACATCGGATAAGTTGAATTTACCTTTGGAGAATCTGAATAAAGAAAATATTAGTGAGATTTTGCTTAGCAAAGGAGTTGAACCGGAACTTAAGGATGAATTTCTAAGCATACTGGACACCTGCGAATTTGCAAGGTACTCTCCATCGGCCGGTTCTTCGGAAATGGATGAGTTATATCAGACAAGCATGGATACAATCACCAAGTTGGAGAAAAATATAAAATAG
- a CDS encoding DUF58 domain-containing protein, whose protein sequence is METSELLKRVRQIEIKTRGLSRNIFAGEYHSAFKGRGMTFSEVREYQYGDDIRNIDWNVTARYNQPYVKLFEEERELTVMLLIDVSGSREFGTVSKLKKNQITEIAAVLAFSAIQNNDKIGVIFFSDKIEKFIPPKKGKSHILRIIRELIDFKPEHRNTDIGNALRYLTQVIKKRCTTFVISDFIDDDFENALTIANKKHDLVALNIYDKREQEIPSIGLIKIKDAETGEYSWIDTSNKKVRENYAKWWSDKDNLLAETFKKSGVDVANIRTDQDYVRSLIALFKRRGH, encoded by the coding sequence ATGGAAACTAGTGAATTATTAAAACGAGTTAGGCAAATAGAGATCAAAACCAGAGGTCTTTCCCGAAATATTTTTGCCGGGGAGTATCATTCTGCGTTCAAAGGACGTGGTATGACCTTCAGCGAAGTTCGGGAATACCAATATGGTGATGATATTCGAAATATTGACTGGAATGTAACCGCCCGCTACAATCAACCTTACGTTAAACTTTTCGAAGAAGAACGTGAGTTGACCGTAATGCTTCTGATTGACGTGAGTGGTTCCCGTGAATTTGGAACCGTCTCTAAACTAAAGAAAAATCAGATTACGGAGATTGCTGCCGTACTGGCCTTTTCGGCCATTCAAAACAACGATAAAATTGGGGTGATCTTCTTTTCGGATAAAATTGAAAAGTTTATTCCACCTAAAAAAGGTAAATCTCATATTCTGAGAATCATTCGTGAACTAATCGATTTTAAACCCGAACATCGGAATACTGATATCGGCAATGCTTTACGATACCTTACACAGGTTATTAAAAAACGCTGCACCACTTTCGTGATATCAGATTTTATTGATGATGATTTTGAAAATGCATTGACGATTGCCAACAAAAAACATGATCTTGTAGCCCTTAACATATACGATAAACGCGAACAGGAAATCCCTTCAATTGGCTTGATTAAAATTAAGGATGCGGAAACAGGCGAATACAGCTGGATAGATACTTCGAATAAAAAGGTACGGGAAAACTACGCCAAATGGTGGAGTGATAAAGACAATTTACTTGCCGAAACATTTAAAAAATCGGGGGTAGATGTGGCGAATATTCGAACCGATCAGGATTACGTGAGATCCTTAATTGCCTTATTTAAACGAAGAGGACACTAA
- a CDS encoding VWA domain-containing protein, producing MNQFRLDHPDLLYLFLILPILGILYWISYSRKKKALAEFGEMNIISQLMPYASFTRPFYKFGILLLALSFIIFGLAGPQFGSKLQTIKRKGVEIIIALDVSNSMMAQDIQPNRLERAKRAVSKMVDKLNNDKIGLVVFAGEAYTQLPITTDYASAKLFLSSISTDIVPIQGTAIGAAINLAAKSFTPDSEASKAIIVITDGENHEDDAISAAKAAFDQGIIVHTIAMGLPEGAPIPVSSGSRDFRRDEKGNIVISKLDQQMVEQIATAGGGKPVIANNTTTGLNALFNEINKMNKTELEQRVYAAYDEKFQLFIAIGLLLLFLEFLVLERKNRYLKDINLFKPSK from the coding sequence ATGAATCAATTTCGTCTTGATCATCCCGATCTTCTATATTTATTTCTAATTCTTCCAATTCTTGGAATTTTATATTGGATTAGTTATTCAAGAAAAAAGAAGGCTCTTGCTGAATTTGGTGAGATGAATATTATCTCCCAGCTTATGCCTTACGCTTCATTTACCCGACCGTTTTATAAGTTTGGAATTCTCTTGCTGGCTTTAAGTTTTATCATTTTTGGTCTTGCAGGACCTCAATTCGGTTCAAAACTCCAAACCATAAAAAGAAAAGGAGTAGAAATTATCATTGCGCTGGATGTATCCAATTCGATGATGGCACAAGACATTCAACCCAATAGATTGGAACGGGCAAAACGAGCAGTTTCCAAAATGGTTGACAAATTGAATAATGATAAAATCGGTTTGGTGGTTTTTGCCGGCGAGGCATATACTCAATTGCCGATTACAACAGATTATGCATCTGCAAAATTGTTCTTGTCCTCAATCAGTACTGATATTGTTCCCATACAAGGAACTGCAATTGGTGCGGCAATAAACTTGGCGGCAAAAAGTTTTACTCCCGATAGTGAGGCCAGCAAAGCAATAATTGTAATTACCGATGGTGAAAACCATGAGGATGATGCAATTTCGGCGGCAAAAGCAGCATTCGATCAAGGAATTATAGTACATACTATTGCCATGGGATTACCGGAAGGTGCACCAATACCTGTAAGCAGTGGTTCCCGGGATTTCAGACGGGATGAAAAAGGGAACATTGTAATTTCAAAATTAGATCAGCAAATGGTTGAGCAGATTGCTACAGCCGGAGGAGGAAAACCAGTGATAGCCAACAATACAACAACTGGATTAAATGCACTTTTTAATGAAATTAATAAAATGAACAAAACGGAATTAGAGCAGAGAGTATATGCTGCCTACGACGAAAAATTCCAATTGTTTATTGCCATCGGATTGCTGCTGCTCTTTCTTGAATTCTTAGTTCTGGAACGTAAAAATCGCTATTTGAAGGATATCAATTTGTTTAAACCATCGAAATAG
- a CDS encoding VWA domain-containing protein: MSSIQFANPEYFYLLILLIPLIAWYILKDKNAHASIQVSTLKGFHSSTKTYKYYLRHALFVFRVLAIVFLVLAIARPQSSNSRRDVTTEGIDIVMSLDISSSMLARDFEPDRLEAAKDVAVSFITGREDDKIGLVIFSGESFTQCPLTTDHAVLINLFNDIQSGMIEDGTAIGLGLANAVNRLKESKSKSKVVILLTDGVNNQGEIAPITAAELAKTFGIRVYTIGIGTMGMAPYPIQTAFGISMRNMPVKIDEEVLQQIAEMTGGQYFRATDNNKLKAIYEQIDKLEKSKIEVKEYITKSEEYLIFALLATLFLLLEIALRNSILRNIP, from the coding sequence ATGAGTTCTATACAATTTGCAAATCCTGAATATTTTTACTTGCTGATCCTTTTGATACCATTAATAGCATGGTACATCTTAAAGGACAAGAATGCGCATGCAAGTATTCAGGTGTCAACATTAAAAGGCTTTCATTCAAGCACCAAAACCTACAAATACTACTTGCGGCATGCTTTATTTGTATTTCGTGTTTTAGCAATTGTATTTTTAGTACTTGCTATTGCCCGACCACAATCAAGTAATAGCCGAAGAGATGTAACCACAGAAGGAATTGACATCGTTATGTCGCTTGATATTTCGAGCAGTATGCTTGCCCGTGATTTTGAACCAGACAGACTGGAAGCGGCAAAAGATGTTGCTGTGAGCTTTATTACTGGCCGCGAAGATGATAAAATTGGATTGGTAATTTTTAGCGGCGAGAGTTTCACTCAATGTCCTTTAACAACCGATCATGCTGTTTTAATCAACCTTTTCAACGACATCCAAAGTGGAATGATTGAAGATGGTACTGCAATCGGACTTGGATTAGCCAATGCCGTTAATCGTTTAAAGGAAAGTAAATCGAAATCGAAAGTAGTTATTCTCTTAACCGATGGTGTAAATAATCAAGGAGAAATTGCTCCTATCACGGCTGCCGAATTAGCAAAAACTTTTGGCATAAGAGTTTACACAATTGGTATCGGAACCATGGGAATGGCTCCCTATCCTATTCAAACTGCTTTTGGTATCAGCATGAGAAACATGCCGGTAAAAATTGACGAAGAAGTATTGCAGCAAATTGCAGAAATGACTGGCGGTCAATACTTCAGGGCAACCGACAACAATAAACTAAAAGCAATTTACGAACAAATTGACAAGTTGGAGAAAAGTAAAATTGAGGTGAAAGAATACATTACAAAAAGCGAGGAATACTTAATTTTTGCGTTGTTGGCTACTTTATTTTTACTGCTTGAAATTGCTTTGCGTAATTCAATATTGCGGAATATTCCGTAA